The Vibrio astriarenae genome contains a region encoding:
- a CDS encoding LysR family transcriptional regulator gives MNSNYLRHFIAVAEYGSFTLAAQSLNIAQPPLSISIKKLEQEIGLTLFLRRGRHVSLTLEGEVLFKHAKQVQQTLEDAQTAMEELKGLDKGEVRLGVPSMMGSYYFPEILMAFKSRYPNLKLTVINAGTRSIRKMLLDGTLDVGVINHYTDSETLETDHLLTSNMVAAVGKRHPLANKKSISLKEFFQHELVLFEAGYFHRDFIEKKAQELDMPMQFSFETNLLPMILSIVKNEFAITALLEMVTDCEKEIIAIPFEESVELNLALAWRKNGYLSIAHRTFIDFVKQNR, from the coding sequence ATGAACTCAAACTATCTTCGTCACTTTATTGCTGTTGCCGAGTACGGCAGTTTTACACTCGCTGCGCAGTCGCTTAATATCGCGCAGCCTCCGCTGAGCATCTCAATCAAAAAGCTTGAGCAGGAGATAGGATTAACTCTTTTTCTCCGTCGAGGCAGACATGTGTCATTGACACTGGAAGGGGAAGTGTTATTCAAGCATGCCAAGCAAGTACAGCAAACACTCGAAGATGCGCAAACGGCGATGGAAGAGCTAAAAGGACTCGATAAGGGTGAAGTGCGTTTAGGAGTACCAAGTATGATGGGATCCTATTACTTTCCAGAGATTCTGATGGCGTTTAAAAGCCGCTATCCAAACCTCAAGCTGACCGTCATTAATGCAGGTACTCGTTCGATTCGGAAAATGCTGCTTGATGGTACGCTTGATGTGGGGGTGATTAACCATTACACAGATTCAGAGACACTCGAAACAGACCACCTACTCACCTCCAATATGGTTGCAGCAGTAGGGAAGCGACATCCACTGGCCAATAAAAAATCCATCAGTTTGAAAGAGTTCTTCCAACACGAGCTGGTACTCTTTGAAGCCGGCTACTTTCATCGGGATTTCATCGAAAAGAAAGCGCAAGAACTCGATATGCCTATGCAGTTCTCTTTTGAAACCAATCTTTTGCCAATGATACTCAGTATCGTCAAAAACGAGTTTGCGATTACCGCGCTACTTGAGATGGTCACAGACTGTGAGAAAGAGATTATAGCCATCCCTTTTGAAGAGAGTGTAGAACTTAACCTTGCGCTCGCATGGCGCAAAAATGGCTATCTATCCATTGCCCACCGAACGTTTATAGATTTTGTCAAACAGAACCGATAA
- a CDS encoding MFS transporter: MIEYKSKAYYRVTLSLALGAFLIFCNLYLFQPMLPELAEQFSASAFQINWVFAITSLLLSVSLIPWAVYSERNGRRRVMLMSLFSLPLVAVVMMLSSSLVLLVVARALLGICLAGYLAVGVAYLVEELSERAFTHAIAIYVAANSIGGIGGRLFGGMLLEWGTWQIAVGAMGLLTLSGALLVTVLLPQQRHFKPKTGLLKHHNRAVLKHFSQRPLWTAMLIGGINFALFVNLYTVMGFRLVAAPHNLPVGIASMIFLCYLAGTFSSSLSSKWMRLGSTSAGIGIGTTIMLVGIVVAYFDHLAAMVLGLLLISFGAFFSHTLAYAWTSQKAKTGKATAVALYLVHYYVGGSLGGFWLIYCWQQGAWLAVMLGSAPLIGMLLILGFSLEKMRPQQIAPSP; this comes from the coding sequence ATGATCGAGTATAAATCTAAAGCGTACTATCGAGTGACATTGAGTCTCGCTCTCGGTGCTTTCTTAATTTTCTGTAATCTCTATTTGTTCCAACCGATGCTACCTGAATTGGCTGAGCAGTTTTCGGCGAGCGCATTTCAAATAAACTGGGTATTTGCGATTACCTCTCTTTTGTTGTCAGTCAGTTTAATTCCCTGGGCAGTCTACTCTGAGCGCAATGGTCGACGCAGGGTGATGCTGATGAGTCTCTTCTCACTGCCGCTGGTGGCCGTTGTCATGATGTTATCCAGCAGCCTGGTGTTGCTGGTGGTAGCTCGAGCTCTTTTGGGCATCTGTTTAGCAGGGTATCTTGCCGTGGGTGTTGCGTATTTGGTTGAAGAGCTGAGCGAAAGAGCGTTCACTCACGCTATTGCCATCTATGTGGCGGCTAATTCAATAGGTGGCATCGGTGGGCGTCTATTTGGCGGTATGCTGTTGGAGTGGGGCACATGGCAGATTGCAGTCGGTGCTATGGGGTTATTGACGTTATCAGGGGCTTTGTTGGTCACGGTGTTGCTTCCACAGCAAAGGCACTTCAAACCCAAAACGGGGCTATTGAAGCATCACAATAGAGCGGTGCTCAAACACTTTAGCCAGCGTCCACTTTGGACTGCGATGCTGATCGGCGGCATCAACTTTGCGCTGTTTGTTAATCTTTATACCGTCATGGGTTTTCGCTTGGTGGCTGCCCCTCATAATTTACCAGTAGGCATCGCGAGTATGATTTTTCTCTGTTACCTGGCAGGAACGTTTAGCTCCAGCCTCTCTTCGAAGTGGATGAGATTGGGTAGCACAAGTGCAGGGATAGGTATCGGGACAACGATTATGTTAGTCGGTATCGTTGTTGCTTACTTTGATCACCTTGCTGCAATGGTATTGGGGTTGTTACTTATTAGCTTCGGAGCATTTTTTTCCCACACGTTGGCTTACGCATGGACAAGTCAGAAAGCAAAAACAGGTAAAGCAACGGCAGTCGCTCTCTATTTGGTTCACTACTATGTTGGAGGGAGTTTAGGGGGATTTTGGCTGATCTATTGCTGGCAACAAGGTGCATGGCTAGCGGTTATGCTCGGTAGTGCTCCCCTGATTGGCATGCTACTGATTCTTGGTTTTAGCCTAGAAAAAATGAGGCCGCAGCAAATTGCACCTAGCCCTTAA
- the lipA gene encoding lipoyl synthase, with the protein MSKPIQMEKGVKYRDADKMALIPVKNMPTEQKEVLRKPDWMKIKLPADSQRIQDIKSAMRKNNLHSVCEEASCPNLAECFNHGTATFMILGAICTRRCPFCDVAHGRPVAPEVDEPQKLAKTIADMKLKYVVVTSVDRDDLRDGGAKHFADCNRKIRALSPNIKIETLVPDFRGRMDVALELLKDNPPDVFNHNLETAPRLYRKARPGANYKWSLQLLQKFKEQHPDVPTKSGLMMGLGETKEEIIEVLKDLRAHGVTMLTLGQYLAPSRHHLPVERYVPPAEFDELKEIALDLGFTHAACGPFVRSSYHADMQAQGIEVK; encoded by the coding sequence ATGAGTAAACCAATCCAAATGGAAAAAGGCGTCAAATATCGTGACGCAGATAAAATGGCTCTTATTCCAGTCAAGAATATGCCAACAGAGCAAAAAGAAGTTCTGCGCAAGCCTGATTGGATGAAAATCAAGCTGCCTGCAGATAGCCAGCGTATTCAAGACATCAAATCAGCAATGCGTAAGAACAACCTTCACTCTGTTTGTGAAGAAGCTTCTTGCCCTAACTTAGCGGAATGTTTCAACCACGGTACGGCAACCTTCATGATTCTAGGTGCAATCTGTACACGTCGTTGCCCTTTCTGTGATGTTGCCCATGGTCGCCCTGTCGCTCCTGAGGTTGATGAACCACAGAAGCTGGCTAAGACGATTGCGGATATGAAGCTTAAGTATGTTGTCGTGACTTCTGTTGACCGTGATGATCTGCGTGACGGTGGTGCAAAGCACTTTGCTGATTGTAACCGTAAAATCCGTGCGCTAAGCCCAAATATTAAGATTGAAACCCTAGTTCCTGACTTCCGTGGTCGCATGGATGTCGCACTAGAGCTTCTTAAAGACAATCCACCCGATGTCTTCAACCACAACCTTGAAACGGCACCACGCCTTTACCGAAAAGCTCGCCCTGGCGCGAACTACAAGTGGTCTTTGCAACTGCTACAGAAGTTCAAAGAGCAGCATCCCGATGTTCCAACCAAATCAGGCTTGATGATGGGCCTTGGCGAGACCAAAGAAGAGATCATCGAAGTATTGAAAGACTTGCGCGCTCACGGCGTGACTATGCTCACGCTTGGTCAATACCTAGCGCCGAGCCGCCATCACCTTCCGGTAGAGCGTTATGTGCCACCAGCAGAGTTTGATGAGCTCAAAGAGATTGCGCTTGACCTTGGGTTTACTCATGCTGCCTGTGGCCCGTTTGTACGCTCTTCATATCACGCTGATATGCAAGCACAAGGCATTGAAGTTAAGTAA
- the lipB gene encoding lipoyl(octanoyl) transferase LipB, producing MEKKLIVRHLGRQDYQPVWQAMHDFTDTRDENTIDEVWLVEHNPVFTQGQAGKDEHLLNTGDIPVVQSDRGGQVTYHGPGQLVAYVLINLRRKNIGVRDLVTHIENTVINTLKHFDVESAARPDAPGVYVENRKICSLGLRIRRGCSFHGLALNINMDLAPFLRINPCGYAGMEMVQLSDLTPITQLEQAQSPLIKELVALLDYQDIEFITEAVEHE from the coding sequence ATGGAAAAGAAACTGATTGTCAGACACTTAGGTCGCCAAGATTACCAACCTGTATGGCAAGCAATGCATGATTTTACCGATACGCGTGATGAAAACACGATCGATGAAGTATGGCTTGTTGAACATAACCCTGTATTTACCCAGGGTCAGGCAGGTAAGGATGAGCACCTACTCAACACAGGAGATATACCTGTCGTACAAAGTGATCGCGGCGGTCAGGTGACCTATCATGGTCCTGGTCAACTTGTTGCCTACGTATTGATTAACTTACGCCGCAAAAACATCGGCGTTCGTGACCTAGTCACTCATATCGAGAACACCGTCATCAATACACTCAAACATTTTGATGTCGAATCTGCTGCACGCCCTGATGCCCCTGGTGTCTATGTCGAAAACCGCAAGATATGCTCACTTGGTCTGCGTATTCGACGTGGCTGCTCTTTCCACGGCCTCGCACTCAACATCAACATGGATCTTGCTCCATTCTTGCGGATTAACCCCTGTGGCTACGCGGGTATGGAGATGGTGCAACTCAGCGACCTCACCCCAATTACACAATTAGAACAAGCCCAGTCACCTTTAATTAAAGAACTTGTTGCTTTACTTGATTATCAAGACATCGAGTTCATTACGGAAGCGGTAGAACATGAGTAA
- the ybeD gene encoding DUF493 family protein YbeD, which yields MLTINSDAKLKDLLEFPCSFTYKVMGYAKPELPEKVLEVIQRHAPGDYSPVVKPSAKGNYHSVSINITATSIEQVETLYKELGEIDIVRMVL from the coding sequence ATGCTGACGATTAACTCAGATGCAAAATTGAAAGACTTGCTTGAGTTCCCATGCTCATTTACCTACAAGGTTATGGGTTACGCTAAGCCTGAACTGCCAGAGAAAGTGCTTGAAGTGATCCAACGTCACGCTCCTGGTGATTACAGCCCTGTGGTTAAGCCAAGTGCAAAAGGCAACTACCACTCAGTGTCTATCAACATTACTGCGACCTCTATCGAGCAAGTTGAAACACTGTACAAAGAACTTGGCGAAATCGACATTGTTCGCATGGTTCTGTAA
- a CDS encoding D-alanyl-D-alanine carboxypeptidase family protein translates to MTNLITKPSFGKAMIASMASLLVSTTVNASIVPNPPAVAAKGYVLMDYHTGELLAASNEHTQLSPASLTKMMTSYVIGQEIKAGNVSLDDDVTISKNAWARNFPGSSKMFLEVGKTVKLEELNKGIIVQSGNDACVAAAEHIAGSEGAFVDLMNGWAQQIGMTNSHYGNVHGLDNSELYSTPYDLALLGQALIRDVPEEYRVYSTKSFTYNGITQHNRNGLLWDKNMNVDGIKTGYTRQAGYNLVSSATQGEMRLIAVVMGAKNPDARKAESKKLLSYGFRFFETVAPNNAGEVFATEKIWMADKPTIDLGLNEDTYVTLPRGSSDDLTANFVLDQELKAPIEKGQKVGTLYYDLEGENIAQYSVVALESVGEGSVFRRMWDYIIMLVNSWF, encoded by the coding sequence ATGACCAATCTTATTACCAAGCCGTCATTCGGTAAGGCTATGATTGCCTCTATGGCATCACTGCTCGTCTCAACCACTGTCAATGCCAGCATAGTCCCAAATCCGCCAGCGGTTGCAGCGAAAGGGTATGTTCTCATGGACTACCATACTGGCGAGCTGCTCGCTGCCAGCAATGAGCACACTCAACTATCACCAGCAAGCCTGACCAAAATGATGACCAGCTATGTTATTGGTCAAGAGATCAAAGCGGGTAATGTCTCACTGGATGATGATGTCACCATCAGTAAAAATGCTTGGGCACGTAATTTCCCTGGCTCATCTAAAATGTTTCTCGAAGTGGGTAAAACCGTTAAGTTAGAAGAGCTTAATAAAGGTATTATCGTTCAATCCGGTAACGATGCTTGTGTGGCTGCTGCGGAGCATATCGCTGGCTCTGAAGGTGCATTTGTCGATCTCATGAACGGCTGGGCACAGCAAATCGGTATGACCAACTCTCACTATGGCAACGTACACGGGCTCGACAACTCAGAGCTCTATTCCACGCCTTATGATCTGGCACTACTTGGACAAGCATTGATCCGCGACGTACCCGAAGAGTACCGCGTCTACTCAACCAAATCCTTTACCTACAACGGCATCACTCAACACAACCGCAATGGCTTGCTGTGGGATAAAAACATGAACGTTGATGGCATCAAAACAGGTTACACCCGCCAAGCGGGCTACAACTTGGTAAGCTCAGCGACGCAAGGTGAAATGCGCCTGATTGCGGTTGTCATGGGAGCAAAGAACCCTGATGCCCGTAAAGCAGAAAGTAAAAAGCTCCTTAGCTATGGCTTCCGCTTCTTTGAAACTGTGGCGCCAAATAATGCGGGTGAGGTGTTTGCAACAGAAAAAATCTGGATGGCAGATAAGCCTACGATCGACCTAGGACTCAATGAAGATACTTACGTCACGCTCCCTCGTGGCAGCTCGGATGACCTAACAGCTAACTTTGTCCTTGACCAAGAGCTCAAAGCGCCAATCGAAAAAGGCCAGAAGGTCGGTACGCTATACTATGATCTTGAGGGTGAAAACATCGCTCAATACTCAGTGGTTGCACTTGAGTCTGTGGGTGAAGGTAGCGTATTCCGCCGCATGTGGGACTACATCATTATGCTAGTGAACAGTTGGTTCTAA
- a CDS encoding septal ring lytic transglycosylase RlpA family protein — translation MKFNHKLCWFALSSSLLFGCSTTEGERYDLEDDVPPQQPISVEHVEGVTPRYEPYSLGGNKDYTLRGEDYTIVKDARGFTEKGQASWYGKKFHGHLTSNGEIYDMYSMTAAHKTLPLPSYVKVTNTDNGKQTIVRVNDRGPFHEGRIIDLSYAAAHKLGVVQAGVANVEIEVITVEKPASQLGNSKHPNYIIQVASSQHQDRSEALAAKLSDDLGVDSFVQPANNVYRILLGPFADYDETKATLSEIKGSGYHSAFIRKHNSK, via the coding sequence ATGAAATTCAATCATAAGCTCTGTTGGTTCGCTCTCTCTTCGAGCCTTCTCTTCGGCTGTTCCACAACAGAGGGTGAACGCTATGATCTTGAGGATGATGTACCACCACAACAGCCTATCTCTGTAGAGCATGTTGAAGGCGTAACACCACGCTATGAACCCTATAGCCTAGGGGGCAACAAAGACTATACGCTACGCGGTGAAGACTACACAATCGTTAAAGATGCAAGAGGGTTCACTGAAAAAGGACAAGCCTCTTGGTACGGCAAGAAGTTTCATGGCCATCTCACATCTAATGGTGAGATTTACGACATGTACTCTATGACGGCCGCCCACAAAACACTACCGCTACCCAGTTATGTCAAAGTGACTAACACCGATAACGGCAAGCAGACGATTGTGAGAGTCAACGACCGTGGACCATTCCACGAAGGACGTATCATTGACCTAAGTTACGCCGCCGCTCATAAACTCGGTGTGGTTCAAGCGGGTGTTGCGAACGTTGAGATTGAAGTGATAACCGTCGAAAAACCAGCCTCTCAATTGGGCAACTCCAAACACCCCAACTATATTATTCAAGTTGCGAGCTCACAGCACCAAGATCGCTCAGAGGCATTGGCCGCTAAGCTAAGCGATGATTTGGGCGTGGATAGCTTTGTCCAGCCTGCAAACAATGTTTATCGAATTCTTCTTGGCCCTTTTGCCGATTATGATGAAACCAAGGCTACGTTGTCGGAAATCAAAGGTTCGGGATATCACTCTGCCTTTATCCGCAAGCACAATTCCAAGTAA
- the rodA gene encoding rod shape-determining protein RodA: MKLDPSTGQNRAFFQRLHIDLPLLLGILALMAFGLVVMYSASGQDAGMMDRQAMRMVLSIVVMIVLAQIPPRTYEALAPIMFFCGLGLLLGVLFFGEASKGAQRWLNLGFVRFQPSELMKLAVPLMIARYIGKGTLPPTFQTLVMSLVMVVVPTILIAKQPDLGTSILIAASGIFVIFLAGISWKIITAAIVGVGAFVPILWFFLMREYQKVRVRTLFNPESDPLGAGYHIIQSKIAIGSGGISGKGWLQGTQSQLEFLPERHTDFIFAVIAEEWGMLGILALFALYLYIIGRGLYLASHAQTAFGRMMAGSIVLSFFVYVFVNIGMVSGILPVVGVPLPLISYGGTSMVTLMAGFGILMSIHTHRKAFSKAS, encoded by the coding sequence ATGAAACTAGACCCATCGACTGGTCAAAACCGCGCCTTCTTTCAGCGCTTACACATCGACCTACCTTTGCTACTGGGCATACTTGCCCTCATGGCCTTCGGTCTTGTCGTGATGTACAGTGCTAGCGGCCAAGATGCTGGCATGATGGATAGACAGGCGATGCGCATGGTGCTCTCCATCGTCGTGATGATTGTTCTTGCTCAGATACCTCCGCGTACCTACGAGGCATTAGCTCCGATCATGTTCTTCTGTGGCTTAGGCCTGCTGCTCGGCGTGCTCTTTTTTGGTGAAGCATCCAAGGGGGCTCAGCGCTGGTTAAACCTTGGTTTTGTTCGCTTCCAACCCTCTGAGCTGATGAAGTTAGCGGTCCCTTTGATGATCGCCCGTTATATCGGCAAAGGCACTTTACCACCGACCTTTCAGACACTCGTCATGTCACTTGTCATGGTGGTTGTTCCAACCATACTGATCGCCAAACAGCCCGATCTCGGAACATCTATCTTGATTGCAGCCTCAGGTATCTTCGTTATTTTCTTAGCGGGGATCAGCTGGAAAATCATCACCGCTGCGATTGTCGGCGTTGGTGCATTCGTACCTATCTTGTGGTTCTTCCTAATGCGCGAGTACCAGAAGGTGCGCGTAAGAACGTTATTTAATCCCGAATCCGATCCTCTGGGGGCTGGCTACCATATCATCCAGAGTAAGATTGCTATCGGCTCGGGTGGTATATCAGGTAAAGGCTGGCTGCAAGGCACGCAGTCACAACTGGAGTTCCTACCCGAGCGCCACACTGATTTTATCTTTGCGGTGATCGCTGAAGAGTGGGGAATGCTGGGTATTCTCGCATTGTTTGCCCTTTATCTTTACATCATCGGTCGCGGGCTTTATCTCGCCAGTCATGCTCAAACCGCGTTTGGTCGCATGATGGCGGGCAGTATCGTGTTGAGCTTCTTTGTCTATGTCTTTGTAAACATTGGTATGGTGAGCGGAATCCTACCTGTTGTGGGCGTTCCCCTACCTCTAATTAGCTATGGCGGTACCTCAATGGTGACACTCATGGCAGGCTTTGGCATCTTAATGTCGATTCACACTCATCGAAAAGCATTCTCTAAGGCGTCTTAG
- the mrdA gene encoding penicillin-binding protein 2, whose amino-acid sequence MLRKRSKIRDYREESRLFKARAVTAFIVIIASMCVLLANLYHIQVNQYQDYKTRSNDNRIKVVPIAPNRGLIYDRNGVLLAENRPVFNLEIIPEQVKDMSATIEGLRGILTITDERVERFERDRRRTRRFNAIPLLTQLTEEQVATFSVHQHKFPGVNVNATLKRHYPYGEILTHVIGYVSRINDRDMERLIREEKEANYQATRDIGKLGIERYYEDMLHGTAGYQEVEVNSRGRVIRTLKYVPPTPGKDIVLNLDIRLQNYLFNLLDGRRGSAVILDPDDNGVLGMVSSPSYDPNAFVHGISGKAYRALLNDKNRPLVNRATLGIYPPASTIKPFLAVAALQEEVITTRTTRNDPGYWRIPNSNTRPFRDWLRWGHGKVDVVKSIEESVDTFYYQIAYDMGIDRISKWMKMFGFGDFTGIDIHEESRANMPTREWKMARHKTPWYQGDTIPVGIGQGYWTATPMQIAKATSVLVHRGEVIAPHLLRATIDNGERFERQELAEIETFPPITDVPNKYWDIAFEGMYLVNHGNRGTARRAFANMDYKTAGKSGTAQVFGLAEEEEYDADEIAEHLRDHALYTGFAPLDDPEIIVTVVLENAGGGSSNGGPVVREIFDKVLMSPAEEAVK is encoded by the coding sequence ATGTTGCGTAAGCGTAGCAAAATAAGAGATTACCGTGAGGAGTCACGCCTATTTAAAGCGCGTGCTGTCACTGCGTTTATTGTTATCATCGCTTCGATGTGTGTGTTGCTCGCCAACCTCTACCACATTCAAGTCAATCAGTATCAAGACTACAAGACTCGTTCGAACGATAACCGCATTAAGGTTGTGCCAATCGCGCCTAACCGTGGTTTGATTTATGATCGAAATGGCGTTTTGCTGGCTGAAAACCGCCCGGTCTTCAACTTAGAGATCATCCCTGAGCAAGTAAAAGATATGTCTGCGACCATTGAAGGGCTGCGTGGCATTCTTACTATTACCGATGAACGCGTCGAGCGCTTTGAACGAGATCGTCGCAGAACTCGCCGCTTTAACGCGATACCACTACTCACACAGCTTACCGAAGAACAAGTTGCCACCTTCTCGGTTCATCAACATAAGTTTCCTGGTGTCAACGTCAATGCCACACTGAAGCGCCACTACCCCTATGGCGAAATTCTCACCCATGTCATCGGCTACGTGTCGCGTATCAATGATCGCGATATGGAGCGCTTGATCCGTGAAGAGAAAGAGGCAAATTATCAGGCCACACGTGATATTGGTAAACTGGGTATTGAGCGCTATTACGAAGATATGCTGCACGGCACTGCCGGCTATCAAGAAGTGGAAGTGAACAGCCGTGGTCGTGTTATTCGCACTCTAAAATACGTACCGCCAACACCAGGCAAGGATATCGTGCTCAACCTCGATATTCGCCTGCAAAACTACCTATTCAACCTACTTGACGGCCGCCGAGGCTCTGCAGTCATCCTGGACCCAGATGACAATGGCGTATTGGGCATGGTATCGAGCCCTAGTTACGATCCTAATGCCTTTGTTCACGGTATATCAGGTAAAGCTTATCGAGCGCTCTTGAACGATAAAAACCGTCCTTTGGTGAACCGCGCTACACTGGGTATTTATCCACCAGCATCAACCATCAAGCCTTTCTTAGCCGTAGCCGCTCTGCAAGAAGAGGTTATCACTACGCGTACGACTCGTAATGACCCGGGCTATTGGCGCATTCCTAACTCCAATACACGCCCATTCCGTGATTGGCTGCGTTGGGGACACGGTAAAGTAGATGTGGTGAAATCCATCGAAGAGTCTGTTGATACCTTCTACTATCAAATCGCCTATGACATGGGCATCGACCGCATTTCTAAATGGATGAAGATGTTTGGCTTTGGTGATTTTACTGGCATTGATATTCACGAAGAGAGTCGAGCGAACATGCCGACGCGTGAATGGAAAATGGCTCGCCACAAAACACCTTGGTATCAAGGTGATACCATCCCGGTGGGTATCGGTCAGGGGTATTGGACAGCAACACCGATGCAGATAGCTAAAGCAACATCTGTATTGGTTCACCGTGGTGAAGTCATTGCCCCTCACCTTTTGAGAGCGACCATCGACAATGGTGAGCGTTTTGAACGTCAAGAGTTGGCAGAGATAGAGACCTTCCCACCAATTACTGACGTACCCAACAAATATTGGGATATCGCTTTTGAGGGGATGTACTTGGTCAACCACGGCAATCGAGGCACGGCTCGTCGTGCCTTCGCTAATATGGATTATAAGACGGCAGGTAAGTCTGGTACTGCACAGGTCTTTGGCTTAGCCGAAGAAGAAGAGTATGACGCCGATGAAATCGCAGAGCACCTGCGTGATCACGCCTTGTATACTGGCTTTGCCCCTCTTGATGACCCTGAAATCATTGTCACCGTTGTGCTTGAAAACGCGGGGGGAGGCTCAAGTAATGGTGGCCCTGTTGTCCGTGAAATCTTCGACAAAGTACTCATGTCGCCTGCAGAGGAAGCTGTGAAATGA
- the rlmH gene encoding 23S rRNA (pseudouridine(1915)-N(3))-methyltransferase RlmH translates to MKLQLIAVGTKMPKWVEEGFQEYKRRFPHDMPLELVEVAAGKRGKNADIARILQKEGEAMLAAVPKGNRIVTLDIPGKRWDTEQLAGQLDAWKLDGRDVSILIGGPEGLAPACKAAADQSWSLSPLTLPHPMVRVIMAEALYRAWSVTANHPYHRE, encoded by the coding sequence ATGAAGCTACAACTTATTGCCGTCGGCACGAAAATGCCAAAATGGGTAGAAGAAGGCTTTCAAGAGTACAAACGCCGCTTTCCCCATGATATGCCACTTGAATTGGTTGAAGTGGCCGCTGGAAAGCGCGGAAAAAATGCTGACATTGCAAGGATTCTGCAAAAAGAGGGCGAAGCGATGCTCGCGGCCGTGCCAAAAGGCAACCGTATCGTTACTCTAGATATTCCTGGTAAGCGTTGGGATACCGAGCAGCTCGCAGGTCAGCTGGATGCTTGGAAACTGGATGGCCGTGATGTTTCGATTCTGATCGGTGGCCCTGAGGGGTTAGCGCCAGCTTGTAAAGCGGCGGCAGATCAAAGCTGGTCACTTTCTCCACTGACTCTCCCACACCCTATGGTGCGCGTGATTATGGCAGAAGCGCTGTATCGCGCATGGAGTGTAACGGCAAACCACCCTTACCACCGCGAATAA
- the rsfS gene encoding ribosome silencing factor: MLREELRDFLADKADDMKAQDITLLDVTGKSSVTDFMVICTGTSKRHVSSIAEHVATEIKKLGMEPLGIDGETEGEWVVLDMGDAMLHVMQEEHRELYQLEKLWN; the protein is encoded by the coding sequence TTGCTACGTGAAGAATTGCGAGACTTTCTCGCTGACAAAGCCGACGATATGAAAGCACAAGACATCACTCTGTTGGACGTGACGGGTAAATCCAGCGTAACGGATTTTATGGTGATCTGTACTGGTACCTCCAAGCGTCATGTTTCTTCAATCGCAGAACATGTCGCTACAGAAATCAAAAAGCTCGGCATGGAACCATTAGGTATCGATGGCGAGACCGAAGGTGAATGGGTCGTACTCGATATGGGCGATGCGATGCTGCATGTCATGCAAGAGGAACATCGTGAGCTCTATCAGCTAGAGAAGCTTTGGAACTAA